Proteins from one Streptosporangium becharense genomic window:
- a CDS encoding condensation domain-containing protein: MAHSPRTPDEEAVAAIWRDALGCPDLGIFDDFFELGGHSLLVPKVVARIRKTLGLQIQIKEFYASPTIAAVAAGARPVPGTRAIGRRPADADPVLSFEQERLWLEDQVRPGAAYNVHGRRLLTGPLDLPALEASIRAILLRHETLRTRFPVVNDRPTQVVDALGDDWALDFADLTGERGDPRETAHLLADLQAATPFDLATGPLFRCALLRLAETEHLLSVTMHHIVSDAWSVGLLVRELSALYEAGGDADRAGLAELPIQYRDYALWQRESLSGAALRREVGYWSERLADPPPPLALPTRRSLAPLRTSPGHHLELALPKSLTAAMHDLCRRYGVTMFMTMMAGLTAVLSRWCGQRDMVIGVPVAGRAAEGTDGLIGFFVNTLPFRIDLSGDPSFADLLGRSRQVALEGLAHADAPFDVIVKELQVPRDPRRSPLFQVLLNMIDSPEPERIGGVDVKPLESITLPSKFDLTMTAQEVDEALRIFLDFNADRYDPEMMRTLLTHLQAVLEAAVADPGRNILDHPLTDGHDELPPGGPPPEETAPPWPRTGTAVRDDLGEWSYPWLAQAAGRVAETLAGRAPAHYGVVRRRSAAFVAAVLGCAEAGVPFTVIEDAGSVPVHFLGVDTVVDVSPAGDAPDTTLDLSSLIGGAGGEQEAAGRPVLPGPAAPHADLTPGDRFAVLSTLPGHLISAVSSALRAGGTLVLRESAGNLPDWLREEEITVAYLTPPILRALAGERLPALRYAFIENSGDLLACDIATLRRLAPGCRAVGVHRLGRDGRPAAAYPVPEDWAEESAPTVVPLGTGPAVRLSLAGGGPAATGEVAELCVGTGRTGDLARRWSDGTLEFVARSGENPGDDLRDVVAVLRELPEVRDALVTEQVMDDGSLALVGYVTGPDPEQDTVKITQYLRNRLPDRLIPGHLLLLESLPLTPDGGYDLAALPQHASDGPPADTYVAPRTPIERRLTEIFEELLQAERVGVHDTFFELNGFSLLATQLTARIRESFVIELSLRQVFEAPTVEELARLVLRAQGEQYGAAEFAALLDEIET, translated from the coding sequence ATGGCACACTCGCCCCGTACCCCCGATGAGGAGGCGGTCGCCGCGATCTGGCGCGATGCCCTGGGATGCCCGGATCTGGGGATCTTCGACGACTTCTTCGAGCTGGGCGGTCACTCGCTGCTCGTCCCCAAGGTCGTGGCGCGTATCCGCAAGACGCTGGGCCTCCAGATCCAGATCAAGGAGTTCTACGCCTCGCCCACGATCGCCGCGGTGGCGGCGGGAGCACGGCCGGTGCCCGGGACACGTGCCATCGGACGGCGGCCCGCGGACGCCGACCCGGTGCTCTCCTTCGAACAGGAGCGTCTCTGGCTGGAGGACCAGGTACGGCCGGGAGCGGCCTACAACGTCCACGGCCGGAGGTTGCTGACCGGCCCGCTCGACCTCCCCGCGCTGGAGGCGAGCATCCGCGCGATCCTGCTCCGCCACGAGACGCTGCGCACCCGGTTCCCGGTGGTGAACGACCGGCCGACCCAGGTCGTGGACGCGCTCGGCGACGACTGGGCCCTCGATTTCGCCGACCTCACCGGTGAGCGGGGAGACCCGCGCGAGACCGCTCATCTGCTGGCGGACCTGCAGGCGGCGACGCCCTTCGACCTGGCCACCGGCCCACTCTTCCGCTGCGCGCTGCTCCGGCTGGCCGAGACCGAGCACCTGCTCTCGGTCACGATGCACCACATCGTCTCCGACGCCTGGTCGGTCGGCCTCCTCGTCCGTGAACTGTCGGCGCTCTACGAGGCCGGCGGCGACGCCGACCGCGCCGGGCTGGCCGAACTCCCGATCCAGTACCGCGACTACGCGCTCTGGCAGCGCGAGTCCCTGAGCGGGGCGGCGCTGCGGCGGGAGGTCGGCTACTGGAGCGAGCGCCTGGCCGACCCGCCGCCCCCGCTCGCCCTGCCCACCCGCAGGAGCCTGGCCCCGCTGCGCACCTCTCCCGGCCACCACCTGGAGCTGGCTCTGCCGAAGTCGCTGACCGCGGCGATGCACGACCTGTGCCGCCGCTACGGCGTGACCATGTTCATGACGATGATGGCGGGACTGACCGCCGTCCTGTCACGCTGGTGCGGCCAGCGGGACATGGTGATCGGCGTGCCGGTGGCGGGACGCGCCGCCGAGGGCACGGACGGGCTGATCGGCTTCTTCGTCAACACCTTGCCCTTCAGGATCGACCTGTCCGGCGACCCGAGCTTCGCCGACCTCCTCGGCCGGTCCAGGCAGGTCGCGCTGGAGGGGCTGGCGCACGCGGACGCTCCCTTCGACGTCATCGTCAAGGAGCTCCAGGTCCCGCGCGACCCTCGTCGCTCCCCGCTCTTCCAGGTCCTCCTCAACATGATCGACAGCCCGGAGCCGGAACGGATCGGCGGCGTCGACGTCAAGCCGCTGGAATCGATCACGCTTCCCAGCAAGTTCGATCTCACCATGACCGCCCAGGAGGTCGACGAAGCACTCCGGATCTTCCTCGACTTCAACGCCGACCGCTACGACCCGGAGATGATGCGCACCCTGCTCACCCACCTCCAGGCCGTGCTGGAAGCCGCGGTCGCGGATCCGGGGAGGAACATCCTGGACCACCCGCTCACCGACGGCCACGACGAGCTCCCGCCCGGCGGCCCTCCGCCGGAGGAGACGGCGCCGCCCTGGCCGCGGACCGGAACGGCGGTGCGGGACGACCTGGGGGAGTGGAGCTACCCGTGGCTGGCTCAGGCGGCCGGCCGGGTCGCCGAGACACTGGCCGGACGGGCACCGGCCCACTACGGGGTGGTGCGCAGACGGTCGGCCGCGTTCGTGGCCGCGGTTCTGGGGTGCGCGGAGGCGGGCGTGCCGTTCACAGTGATCGAGGACGCCGGCTCGGTGCCCGTTCACTTCCTCGGGGTGGACACGGTGGTGGACGTGAGCCCGGCCGGCGACGCGCCGGACACCACGCTCGACCTCAGCTCGCTCATCGGCGGAGCCGGCGGTGAGCAGGAGGCGGCGGGCCGGCCCGTCCTGCCCGGACCGGCGGCCCCCCACGCCGACCTCACCCCCGGCGACCGCTTCGCCGTGCTGTCCACGCTGCCCGGCCACCTGATCTCGGCCGTCTCCAGTGCGCTGCGCGCCGGCGGGACCCTGGTGCTGCGGGAATCCGCCGGGAACCTGCCGGACTGGCTGCGGGAAGAGGAGATCACCGTCGCCTACCTGACGCCGCCGATCCTGCGAGCCCTGGCGGGCGAGCGGCTGCCCGCTCTGCGCTACGCCTTCATCGAGAACTCAGGCGACCTGCTGGCCTGCGACATCGCCACGCTGCGCCGCCTGGCACCGGGCTGCCGGGCCGTCGGCGTGCACCGCCTCGGCCGTGACGGGCGGCCCGCAGCCGCCTACCCGGTTCCGGAGGACTGGGCAGAGGAGTCCGCGCCGACGGTCGTCCCCCTGGGCACCGGCCCCGCCGTACGGCTCAGCCTCGCCGGCGGCGGGCCGGCCGCCACCGGCGAGGTCGCCGAGCTCTGCGTCGGGACCGGCCGCACCGGCGACCTCGCGCGCCGCTGGAGCGACGGCACGCTGGAATTCGTCGCCCGCAGCGGAGAGAACCCGGGCGATGATCTGAGGGACGTCGTGGCCGTCCTGCGCGAACTGCCGGAGGTCCGTGACGCGCTGGTGACCGAGCAGGTCATGGACGACGGCAGCCTCGCGCTGGTCGGCTACGTGACGGGACCCGACCCCGAGCAGGACACCGTCAAGATCACCCAGTATCTGCGCAACCGGCTGCCCGACCGTCTGATCCCCGGGCACCTGCTCCTGCTGGAGAGCCTGCCGCTAACCCCGGACGGCGGCTACGACCTCGCCGCGCTTCCCCAGCATGCCTCCGACGGCCCGCCCGCCGACACCTACGTGGCCCCCCGCACACCGATCGAGCGTCGCCTGACCGAGATCTTCGAGGAACTGCTCCAAGCCGAACGGGTCGGCGTCCACGACACCTTCTTCGAGCTGAACGGCTTCTCCCTGCTGGCCACCCAGCTCACCGCCAGGATCAGGGAGTCCTTCGTCATCGAGCTCTCCCTCCGCCAGGTCTTCGAGGCACCCACGGTGGAGGAACTGGCGCGACTGGTCCTGCGGGCTCAAGGCGAGCAGTACGGAGCGGCCGAGTTCGCCGCCCTGCTGGATGAGATCGAGACCTGA
- a CDS encoding non-ribosomal peptide synthetase, producing MRRDLPDFPTAADATTLAELLRWRARRQPERVGFVFLGEHPGGERPVTYAHLDRRARAIAGELRRAGVGPADRVLLLYPPGEDFLTSFLGCMYAGAVAVPTFPPDPLRLDRTLPRLLTIVADARPAALLTVAALLPLAGDLPLGDLAWIATDTAPDDEGEWAGPGADASALALLQYTSGSTAEPKGVMLTHGNLLHNSGLVQELFGTDAAMRGLSWLPPYHDMGLIGGLLQPLFAGFPMWLMSPVDFLRRPASWLEAMSRLELTLSGGPNFAYDLCVRKTTPEQREQLDLSAWRVAFNGAEPIRRATLARFAEAFAPAGFRPEAFFPCYGLAEATLIVSGGFAPVSGEGSGEGPVGCGRGGAGQEVRIVDPVTARPCPAGHEGEVWLRGPSVAGGYWNRPEENREVFQAELADGGGPYLRTGDLGRLAGGELTITGRLKDLIIVRGRNHYPQDLEATAERAHPLLRPGCGAAFTVEHDEPAIVHEIVRDAGDVDVAEVARAIRTLVAGEHGLHIGLVVLIPAGCLPKTTSGKVRRRVCRDLLLAGELPEIGRSSADMETYLREQAAAVCGLPASDIARELPLLALGMDSLAAQELTQRVQAELGVRLPLGDLLGGASLADVASLVTDLPLPEPAGGPVAGGDSGAPATPRMSQGQRDLWLLHRLEPESTAYTTAAAFRLDGLLDAEALRRAHDRLLRRHPALRTVFAERDGEPVPVVRPAAPESFSVSELGEAELEARIEADANRPFDLACGPPARLHLYRLTDDTHVLLFAAHHIVTDFWSTMVLGRELEALYGEETGGPAAGLPALDAGPAGVPSRREEQAGRGDRPSLSGPGGTRRFRIGAPLTAGLVRRAAAEGVTPSVFLLAAHQALLHRLTGQDDLAVGVPFAARTQPHLAGVVGHFMNPVPIRSHARDTFRELLAQTRTQVIGALERQEHRDAARFRTMFVFNQPTAADVTAFPALLLGHAGVRRPFGGLRAESLPVSLGECAMDLELSLTALDGDIHGCLRFRTDAFDEDAADRFVRHFTALLEAVVAEPGAALGSVPRAGAEERTLLLGGWSTGGPAPEAELPVSRLVEEQTLRSPHATAIVAGGESLSYLELDQHANRLAHLLRAKGVGSRGRVGICLERGSGMVVAMLASGRAGAAYVPIDPLSPADRVAAVFADAGVDAVVSQEALADKLRGVTAPLVLLDADRPEILNRPVTALPPPALDDPAYVVYTSGTSGTPKGVEVPHRALSAFTRQAAELYGIGPDDRVLQFASIGFDASVEEIYPTLTRGARLVLRTDRMLADPGTFLAACAAQGVTVLDLPTAFWHELVDALDTPDTPETPETPETLPATVRLVIIGGEKALPERVAAWHATVGGRVRLVNTYGPTEATVVATAHELDRPGREVPIGRPLAGVRAYVLDTACRPVPAGLTGELYLGGAGLAHGYLNRPGLTAERFVADPFGPPGGRLYRTGDLVRHLSDGTLVFVARSDRQIKLSGYRVEPGEVEAALRGLDGVTDAAVVRDGKSLLAYVVPETCVADELRTALHAVLPGYMVPARYVPLPALPRTLNGKIDLSALPRVTAPRRPSVQEPFRTPQERALAEIWREVLDVEEVGRTDDFFAVGGHSLSATKMLARVNDVLGRDLPLRAVFETPVLADLADRIRHAPQALSRRVPPAPRDRPLPLSFVQERIWFLQQLDPESTTYNVPRALRLRGRLDVAAIARTLDDLEVRHEILRTTFPEVDGEPFQEIGEPRGIPLTVVDGSEDLLQEFILTAGQEPFDLAKGPLLRVTLVRLAADDHVLVVVEHHMVHDGWAQGVFLRDFLELYEAHATGRPPRLPELPVQYADFAAWQRRTFQGERLRSLLDFWRERLRGAPPLLSVPGDRPRPEVLGSRGGEETLFIEGSLARRLREYGRDHDATLFMTMFAAFALLLRERSGQEDIVVGSGIANRQRPELENLLGMIINTVLLRVDLSGRPGFPEVLDRVREVCLEAYAHQDMPFEKLVESLRPPRSLSHTPLFQVMFNFLDTPMPSLLVPGLDVEVLNAHNRSSKFDLNVVVIPHAGQRLGLVSGPDAPERIAVLLEYNTDLFTAATIRGLLAEYLEILTESVEP from the coding sequence ATGCGACGCGATCTTCCTGACTTCCCGACCGCCGCCGACGCGACCACCCTGGCCGAGCTACTGCGCTGGCGGGCCAGGCGTCAACCGGAGCGCGTCGGCTTCGTGTTCCTGGGTGAGCACCCCGGCGGTGAGCGGCCGGTGACCTACGCCCACCTGGACCGGCGGGCCCGGGCGATCGCCGGTGAGCTCCGGCGCGCCGGAGTCGGCCCGGCCGACCGGGTGCTGCTCCTCTACCCGCCCGGTGAGGACTTCCTCACCTCCTTCCTCGGCTGCATGTACGCCGGTGCGGTGGCGGTGCCCACGTTCCCCCCCGACCCGCTGCGGCTGGACCGGACGCTGCCCCGCCTGCTGACGATCGTGGCCGACGCGCGGCCCGCCGCGCTGCTGACCGTCGCGGCCCTGCTCCCCCTGGCCGGCGACCTGCCCCTGGGGGACCTGGCCTGGATCGCGACCGACACCGCGCCGGACGACGAGGGGGAATGGGCCGGCCCTGGAGCCGACGCCTCCGCGCTGGCCCTGCTGCAGTACACCTCGGGCTCCACCGCCGAGCCGAAGGGTGTGATGCTCACCCACGGCAACCTGCTGCACAACTCGGGGCTCGTTCAGGAGCTCTTCGGCACCGACGCGGCCATGCGCGGGCTGAGCTGGTTGCCGCCGTACCACGACATGGGCCTCATCGGCGGGCTCCTGCAGCCGCTGTTCGCCGGGTTCCCCATGTGGCTGATGTCCCCGGTCGACTTCCTGCGGCGTCCGGCGAGCTGGCTGGAGGCGATGTCGCGGCTGGAGCTGACGTTGAGCGGCGGGCCGAACTTCGCCTACGACCTGTGCGTCAGGAAGACCACGCCGGAGCAGCGGGAACAGCTCGACCTCAGCGCGTGGCGCGTGGCCTTCAACGGGGCCGAGCCGATCCGGCGCGCCACCCTGGCGCGCTTCGCCGAGGCGTTCGCACCCGCGGGTTTCCGTCCCGAGGCGTTCTTCCCGTGCTACGGCCTGGCCGAGGCCACGCTCATCGTGAGCGGCGGATTCGCCCCCGTCTCCGGGGAAGGTTCCGGGGAGGGTCCGGTCGGCTGCGGGCGGGGCGGCGCCGGCCAGGAGGTGCGGATCGTCGATCCGGTGACCGCAAGGCCGTGCCCCGCCGGGCACGAGGGCGAGGTGTGGTTGCGCGGGCCGAGCGTGGCCGGCGGGTACTGGAACCGGCCGGAGGAGAACCGGGAGGTGTTCCAGGCCGAGCTCGCGGACGGCGGCGGGCCGTACCTGAGGACCGGGGACCTGGGGAGGCTCGCCGGCGGCGAGCTGACCATCACGGGCCGGCTCAAGGACCTGATCATCGTCAGGGGCCGCAACCACTACCCGCAGGACCTGGAGGCCACCGCCGAGCGGGCCCATCCCCTCCTGCGGCCGGGCTGCGGGGCGGCGTTCACCGTGGAGCACGACGAGCCCGCGATCGTGCACGAGATCGTCCGCGACGCCGGCGACGTTGACGTCGCGGAGGTGGCGCGGGCGATCAGGACCCTGGTGGCCGGGGAACACGGCCTGCACATCGGGCTGGTGGTGCTGATCCCGGCCGGCTGCCTGCCCAAGACCACCAGCGGCAAGGTACGCCGGCGGGTCTGCCGGGACCTGCTGCTGGCCGGGGAGCTGCCCGAGATCGGCCGCAGCTCGGCCGACATGGAGACCTACCTGCGCGAGCAGGCCGCCGCCGTCTGCGGGCTGCCCGCCTCCGACATCGCCCGCGAACTTCCCCTGCTGGCCCTGGGCATGGACTCACTCGCCGCCCAGGAGCTGACCCAGCGGGTCCAGGCCGAGCTGGGGGTGCGGCTCCCGCTGGGCGACCTCCTCGGCGGCGCCTCCCTGGCCGACGTCGCCTCCCTCGTCACCGATCTCCCGCTCCCGGAACCGGCCGGCGGGCCGGTCGCCGGTGGGGACTCCGGGGCACCGGCGACCCCCCGGATGTCGCAGGGGCAGCGGGACCTGTGGTTGCTGCACCGGCTCGAACCGGAGAGCACGGCCTACACCACGGCGGCCGCGTTCCGGCTGGACGGGCTGCTCGACGCGGAGGCGTTGCGTCGGGCCCACGACCGCCTCCTGCGGCGGCATCCGGCGCTGCGGACCGTCTTCGCCGAACGGGACGGCGAGCCCGTGCCGGTCGTCCGGCCGGCCGCCCCGGAGTCCTTCTCGGTGTCAGAGCTCGGGGAGGCGGAGCTGGAGGCCCGGATCGAGGCCGACGCGAACCGGCCGTTCGACCTCGCCTGCGGCCCGCCGGCCCGGCTGCACCTCTACCGGCTCACCGACGACACGCACGTGCTGCTGTTCGCCGCGCATCACATCGTGACCGACTTCTGGTCCACGATGGTCCTCGGCCGGGAACTGGAGGCGCTGTACGGCGAGGAGACCGGTGGCCCGGCGGCCGGGTTGCCCGCCCTGGACGCCGGTCCGGCCGGCGTGCCGTCCCGGCGGGAGGAGCAGGCGGGTCGCGGGGACCGGCCCTCGCTCAGCGGTCCGGGCGGGACCCGCAGGTTCAGGATCGGCGCGCCGCTGACCGCCGGACTGGTACGCCGCGCGGCGGCGGAAGGGGTGACGCCCAGCGTCTTCCTGCTCGCCGCCCACCAGGCGCTGCTGCACCGGCTCACCGGCCAGGACGACCTGGCGGTCGGCGTCCCCTTCGCGGCCCGCACGCAGCCTCACCTGGCCGGCGTCGTCGGTCACTTCATGAACCCGGTGCCGATCCGCAGTCATGCCCGCGACACCTTCCGCGAGCTGCTGGCCCAGACCAGGACCCAGGTGATCGGCGCGCTGGAGCGCCAGGAGCACCGCGACGCGGCCCGGTTCCGGACGATGTTCGTCTTCAACCAGCCGACCGCCGCCGACGTCACGGCCTTCCCGGCGCTGCTGCTCGGTCACGCCGGCGTCCGGCGCCCGTTCGGCGGGCTGCGGGCCGAGTCGCTCCCGGTCAGCCTGGGCGAGTGCGCCATGGATCTGGAGCTGTCGCTCACCGCGCTCGACGGCGACATCCACGGCTGCCTCCGCTTCCGGACCGACGCCTTCGACGAGGACGCGGCGGATCGGTTCGTCCGGCACTTCACGGCCCTGCTCGAGGCCGTGGTCGCCGAGCCCGGCGCCGCGCTGGGCTCGGTCCCGCGTGCCGGCGCCGAGGAGCGCACCCTCCTGCTCGGCGGGTGGAGCACCGGCGGGCCCGCGCCGGAGGCCGAACTCCCGGTGTCCCGGCTCGTCGAGGAGCAGACGCTCCGCTCACCGCATGCGACGGCCATCGTGGCGGGCGGCGAGTCGCTGTCCTACCTGGAGCTGGACCAGCACGCCAACCGGCTCGCGCACCTGCTGCGCGCCAAGGGCGTCGGCTCCCGTGGCCGGGTCGGCATCTGCCTGGAACGCGGCTCCGGCATGGTCGTGGCGATGCTCGCCAGCGGCCGGGCCGGCGCGGCGTACGTGCCGATCGATCCGCTGAGCCCCGCCGACCGCGTCGCCGCCGTCTTCGCCGACGCCGGTGTGGACGCCGTGGTGAGCCAGGAGGCACTCGCCGACAAGCTCCGGGGCGTCACCGCTCCGCTGGTCCTGCTGGACGCGGATCGGCCGGAGATCCTCAACCGCCCGGTCACGGCGCTGCCGCCGCCCGCGCTGGACGACCCGGCCTACGTCGTCTACACCTCGGGCACGAGCGGGACGCCGAAAGGGGTGGAGGTCCCGCACCGAGCGCTGTCGGCCTTCACCCGGCAGGCCGCCGAGCTGTACGGCATCGGCCCGGACGATCGGGTGCTGCAGTTCGCCTCGATCGGATTCGACGCCAGCGTCGAGGAGATCTATCCCACCCTCACCCGTGGCGCGCGCCTGGTCCTGCGCACGGACCGGATGCTGGCCGACCCGGGCACGTTCCTGGCCGCCTGCGCGGCACAGGGAGTGACCGTGCTCGACCTGCCGACGGCGTTCTGGCACGAGCTCGTCGACGCGCTGGACACACCGGACACACCGGAGACACCGGAGACACCGGAGACGCTGCCCGCCACGGTCCGGCTCGTCATCATCGGCGGCGAGAAGGCGCTGCCGGAGCGGGTGGCGGCCTGGCACGCCACGGTCGGCGGACGCGTCCGGCTGGTCAACACCTACGGGCCCACCGAGGCGACCGTCGTCGCGACCGCCCACGAGCTCGATCGGCCAGGCCGCGAGGTCCCCATCGGCCGGCCGCTGGCGGGGGTCCGCGCCTACGTGCTCGACACCGCGTGCCGGCCCGTGCCCGCCGGTCTGACCGGTGAGCTGTATCTCGGCGGCGCCGGACTGGCCCACGGCTACCTGAACCGCCCCGGCCTGACCGCCGAGCGGTTCGTCGCGGATCCCTTCGGCCCCCCCGGCGGGCGGCTCTACCGCACCGGTGACCTGGTGCGTCACCTGTCCGACGGCACGCTGGTCTTCGTGGCCCGCTCCGACCGGCAGATCAAGCTGAGCGGTTACCGCGTGGAGCCGGGCGAGGTCGAGGCGGCGCTGCGCGGGCTGGACGGCGTCACCGACGCCGCCGTGGTGCGCGACGGCAAGTCCTTGCTCGCCTACGTGGTGCCGGAGACGTGCGTGGCCGACGAACTGCGGACGGCGCTGCACGCCGTGCTGCCCGGCTACATGGTCCCGGCCCGGTATGTGCCGCTGCCCGCGCTGCCGCGCACCCTCAACGGCAAGATAGATCTCAGCGCGCTGCCCCGGGTGACGGCACCGCGGCGGCCGAGCGTGCAGGAGCCGTTCCGCACACCGCAGGAGCGCGCGCTGGCGGAGATCTGGCGCGAGGTGCTCGACGTGGAGGAGGTCGGCAGGACCGACGACTTCTTCGCGGTGGGGGGACACTCCCTGTCCGCGACCAAGATGCTGGCGCGGGTGAACGACGTCCTCGGCCGTGACCTGCCGCTCCGGGCGGTGTTCGAGACCCCTGTCCTGGCCGACCTGGCGGACCGGATCCGCCACGCGCCGCAGGCCCTGTCCCGGCGGGTGCCACCCGCCCCGCGGGACCGGCCGCTGCCGCTCTCGTTCGTCCAGGAGCGGATCTGGTTCCTGCAGCAGCTCGACCCGGAGAGCACCACCTACAACGTGCCGCGTGCCCTCCGCCTGCGGGGACGGCTCGACGTGGCGGCGATCGCCAGGACCCTGGACGATCTCGAAGTCCGGCACGAGATCCTGCGGACGACCTTCCCCGAGGTCGACGGCGAGCCCTTCCAGGAGATCGGCGAACCGCGCGGAATCCCGCTGACCGTCGTCGACGGCAGTGAGGACCTGCTCCAGGAGTTCATCCTCACAGCCGGTCAGGAACCCTTCGACCTGGCGAAGGGGCCCCTGCTGCGGGTCACGCTGGTCCGCCTGGCGGCCGATGACCACGTCCTGGTCGTGGTGGAGCACCACATGGTCCACGACGGGTGGGCCCAGGGAGTGTTCCTCCGCGACTTCCTGGAGCTCTACGAGGCCCATGCCACCGGCCGGCCGCCCCGCCTGCCCGAGCTGCCCGTCCAGTACGCCGACTTCGCCGCCTGGCAGCGGCGGACCTTCCAGGGCGAGCGGCTGCGATCCCTGCTCGACTTCTGGCGGGAACGGCTGCGCGGCGCGCCGCCGCTGCTGTCGGTGCCCGGCGACCGGCCCCGCCCCGAGGTGCTGGGTTCACGCGGCGGCGAGGAGACCCTCTTCATCGAGGGGTCGCTCGCCCGGCGGCTGCGCGAGTACGGCCGGGACCACGACGCCACCCTGTTCATGACGATGTTCGCGGCCTTCGCCCTGCTGCTGCGCGAACGCAGCGGGCAGGAGGACATCGTGGTCGGCAGCGGCATCGCCAACCGGCAGCGTCCCGAACTGGAGAACCTGCTCGGGATGATCATCAACACGGTCCTGCTGCGCGTCGACCTCTCCGGCCGTCCCGGCTTCCCCGAGGTGCTGGACCGGGTGCGGGAGGTCTGCCTGGAAGCCTACGCCCATCAGGACATGCCGTTCGAGAAGCTGGTGGAGAGCCTGCGTCCCCCGCGCAGCCTCAGCCACACCCCGCTTTTCCAGGTGATGTTCAACTTCCTCGACACGCCGATGCCGTCCCTGCTGGTTCCCGGCCTCGACGTCGAGGTGCTGAACGCCCACAACCGTTCCTCGAAGTTCGACCTGAACGTGGTGGTCATCCCGCACGCCGGACAGCGCCTGGGCCTGGTCTCGGGGCCGGACGCGCCGGAGCGGATCGCGGTGCTGCTGGAGTACAACACCGACCTGTTCACCGCGGCCACCATCCGCGGCCTGCTGGCCGAGTACCTGGAGATCCTCACCGAAAGCGTCGAGCCATGA
- a CDS encoding amino acid adenylation domain-containing protein yields the protein MTSLPALFLATRAEHPERPAVTCGPQTLSYRELADAAGSLAAELRRRGVSRGELVGLRVARSVDVAVAVLGIMLAGAAYVPLDPRYPAERLRLITEECRISHVVGDSVPVRGHPPATVPPDLEAGDTAYVIYTSGSTGRPKGCVVTHGNVLSLLDAALPLFDVGPDDRWALFHSVNFDLSVWEMWGPLATGGTVVVVDEDASLDPGELIGLLIRERVTVLNQVPSVFRMLAEAHEDEGCPPLPLRYLIFGGDAVDLDATARFLAALPPGTGPVAVNMYGITETTVHATFKELDPVTLRGANPSPIGRPLPSLGITLRDPDGSEVPAGEVGEIWVSGAGVAAGYLGRDDLTAERFVVVDGVRHYRSGDLARRVPGGELQYLSRIDRQVKLRGMRIELPEIEIVLRSCAGVRDAAVLLETDDAVGELLVAYVAADDTFDPGRARAECARVLPSHMLPTRFERLATLPLSPSGKVDHRALSRSAQ from the coding sequence ATGACATCGTTGCCCGCCCTGTTCCTGGCGACCCGCGCTGAGCATCCGGAGAGGCCGGCGGTCACCTGCGGCCCGCAGACCCTGTCGTACCGCGAGCTGGCCGACGCGGCCGGGAGCCTGGCGGCCGAGCTCAGACGTCGCGGTGTGAGCAGGGGCGAGCTCGTCGGCCTGCGTGTGGCCCGATCCGTCGACGTCGCGGTGGCCGTGCTCGGCATCATGCTGGCCGGGGCGGCCTACGTGCCGCTCGATCCACGCTACCCGGCCGAACGCCTGCGCCTGATAACCGAGGAGTGCCGGATCTCCCACGTCGTGGGCGACTCCGTGCCGGTCCGGGGCCACCCGCCCGCGACCGTCCCGCCGGACCTGGAGGCGGGCGACACGGCCTATGTGATCTACACCTCCGGCTCCACCGGGCGGCCCAAGGGCTGCGTGGTGACCCACGGCAACGTGCTCAGCCTGCTCGACGCCGCGCTGCCGCTCTTCGACGTGGGCCCGGACGACCGATGGGCCCTGTTCCACTCGGTCAACTTCGACCTGTCGGTGTGGGAGATGTGGGGTCCGCTGGCCACCGGCGGCACGGTGGTCGTCGTGGACGAGGACGCCTCCCTCGATCCGGGCGAGCTCATCGGCCTGCTGATCCGCGAGCGGGTCACCGTGCTGAACCAGGTCCCCTCGGTCTTCCGCATGCTGGCCGAGGCGCACGAGGACGAGGGGTGCCCGCCGCTGCCGCTGCGCTACCTCATCTTCGGCGGCGACGCCGTCGACCTCGACGCCACCGCGCGCTTCCTGGCGGCACTGCCTCCCGGCACCGGACCCGTCGCGGTCAACATGTACGGCATCACCGAGACGACCGTGCACGCGACCTTCAAGGAACTCGACCCGGTCACCTTGCGCGGGGCCAACCCCTCGCCGATCGGCAGGCCCCTGCCCAGCCTGGGCATCACGCTGCGCGACCCGGACGGGTCGGAGGTGCCGGCCGGCGAGGTGGGCGAGATCTGGGTGTCCGGAGCCGGCGTGGCCGCGGGCTACCTGGGCCGCGACGACCTGACCGCCGAACGCTTCGTCGTGGTGGACGGGGTGCGCCACTACCGCTCCGGGGACCTGGCCCGGCGGGTGCCGGGCGGGGAGTTGCAGTACCTCAGCCGGATCGACCGCCAGGTGAAGCTGCGCGGGATGCGCATCGAGCTGCCGGAGATCGAGATCGTCCTGCGCTCCTGCGCCGGCGTGCGGGACGCGGCGGTGCTGCTGGAGACCGACGACGCCGTGGGCGAGCTGCTGGTGGCCTACGTCGCGGCCGATGACACGTTCGACCCGGGGCGGGCCCGGGCCGAGTGCGCGCGGGTCCTGCCCTCCCACATGCTGCCCACCAGGTTCGAGCGGCTGGCCACGCTGCCGCTGTCACCCTCGGGAAAGGTGGATCACCGGGCCCTGAGCAGATCCGCTCAGTAG